The sequence below is a genomic window from Silene latifolia isolate original U9 population chromosome 7, ASM4854445v1, whole genome shotgun sequence.
GGGATTGTGGGCATTGATAAGGTAAGATAAATGAGTGCGAAAGGAAGGTCTTGCGATACCTCGACAATTCCAATAAAGAATATTCATACTTGCAGGCATGAGGGGCGCATTAGTTAGCTCGTCTGGAGCTCTCGGACAAACCTCTTCCTCTGCCCCGTCTGGCCCACGGTTTGGGCAAGCACAACTGGGTTGGTGGTTGATCCCGCATAGGGTCAGGGAGATTTTCCTGTGGTCCAGAGCCGGGACTCGCTCCCAGCTGACTTTTACATCCAGCTCCGCCATCAAAGATAAGGTTCTGAAATTCACTATCGAATTGGAGAAGCTTGCTGCAATCACTTTTTTGGAGGTTGAGCTCAATAGAAAGACCCTCCTTAATCGAGGCAAGATGGGAGTAGGGTCAATTAGAAACTGGAGCTCGGGTGGAATGGTTAGGGATGGGTGAAAGGTGTGCCATTCTTTGAGGAACCACTTCAGGAAGCACAAGAGTACCGGCGAAAGGGTTGGGAGGTCGGATAGGTCCGACAGGTGAGCAGGCTCCAGACAGCCAGAGAGGAGGCGGGTGTTGATGCGACAGATGTTTGGGCAGAATAGAGGGGGCTTGTACGGGTTTGCAGGGATGGCTCGGAGGCTGGGGACGGTTACTTGAGGCGAGACGAGGCGACGTTCTAGTGTGAAAGTTATTTCGTTTATGGGGGCTTCTGGGAGAGTGAGAGGTGGGGGTTGGTAATAAACCTCGGGGGTTGCATCTTGGTGGTACAAGATCAGGGTTAGCGGATCTCGGGTCAGGAGCCGAGGGTGGAAGAGGATTGATGGTGGGAGGTAGAAGGACGAGATGAGTAGTTTTAGGAGTATCATATTCTGAAGGGAGGACGGATCTGTGGgtgattgtgtttgtgttttgggAGTCGTCATTAAAGTGGGTAAAGGTGATTTGGGAAAGTGGTTTTGTTTTTGTGAGGAGAGAGGAAAGGGAAGAGAAGGGAACAGGTTGGGGGAGAAAGGAAATAAGGGGAGGTAAACTAAAAAGATGATCAAGGtttaatttaaattttgaaaaggTGGTGGGGCAAGAGTCAGAGACTAGACAGTCACTAGAAGGGATAAAATGGGGTATTGGGGACGAACCAGAAAAAGAGGAGGAGGGTAAAGTGTGCTTACAGGAAACCTTTAAAGGAACCATGGTCCAAGAGTCAGAGTTTGACAGAGACGAGTCAACTTTCTTTTTGTTAACCTTAGCAGAAATGTCAGCAGGGGGATGTTGTATTGTTGTGGATTGTTGAAAGGTGACATCAGGCTTGTTCGGGGCCACAGATACATTGGAAGAATTGCACACTCCATTGCAGAACCCGTGACACAAGACACAGAACAATTGTTTGTCAGCCAGCTTAATTTCCTGGCAAAAAGATCCCAACCTGATTTTTGAAGGGCCCGGTTTTGATTGATCAAGATGGACGGATATCCTGGCGAATCTGGCATTGTTTCTATTAATTCCATTAGGATCAAATTTAATGAAATGCCCAATAGAATTACTGATAGCTTTGAGGATGTCGGGCCTGTGATACTCGATTGGGAGTTCCAGTAAAATAATCCATGTTGGGATGGAAGTGATCGATGTCGTCGACGGTTGGAAGTTTGGAACCCAAGCTTGGACATGGAGATAGTGATCGACCTTAGAGGAACCAGGGCCCATTCTCTTTAACATGGGTAAGATCAGAATTAGAACCGATTTTACATGAGTAGAACCCTTTACCTAACCCGATCAGGTGGATTTTACTTTTGCAATTCCAAAGAATCTTGATGCTCGAAGCAAGATGGCCGGAATCAATAGACTTCCCAGTTAGTTTGATGACCAGGGTGCTTTCCCATTTAGCATTAATAGAATTAATCACGTTTTGGGGTAGATCAATTGAAGGACCAGGGAGTTTTTGGCAGATTGgtggtttatgggtaaaaatgggGAAGGCGGTGGATGGGgttttgggggtttgattgagAAGGGAGTTAGTGAGGGCCGATTTGTAAGAGATCGGTGGTGGGATTGAAGTTTCCGGCAGCTGTGGGTTGATCGGAGAAGGGGAGGGGGTTTTTGATGTCGGTCTGGTACCAACCGGGGTAGGTGGAGGGAGGAGACCATCATGCGGTGCGCCCTTAGAATCAAAGGAGGGGGTGGAGGAGGGAGCCAGAGGGGTGGGCAGAAGGTGGGTGGGAGACGGGAGTCACCAAACCAGGGGAGGACGGTGGTTCAGTGTGTTTAAGGTTCAGGTGGTTCAAAGTTTTTTTTTGGTTTCTCTCATGCCTaactttatttctctagaatatTCTCTCTCTTACATCTTCGTTTCATCACACCATTGAGTGTTTTTACTTGTACTCCGTTTTTTCCGAAGTGTCCATTTCACCTTAGTTAATTCCCAAACTATCACTGTCAAGATTAATTATGCTCCTAAAGTATTAAAAATGGCTAGAATGAGAATTAAAAGTCGATAATGATTAATTCaataaatattttattaaaaatagtcATTTACGTAAAAGACTACAAAGGTAAACTGGTAACATATATATAGTAGTGTATACTCGAACGGTCCGGATTCTCTCCATTacctaaaaagaaatggacctCCATTACTTTTAAACGGTCCGGATTAAATATTGGGACGATCTAATGgttgtaattatttcataaaagtaaTGTTTAAATGAGTGGAAAgagaaaatatattaaaataaGAGTGTATTAGAGAGGTAATGGAGAGAAAGTAATGGAGAGGATCCAAATTCATACTCGAATAACTCGATGATACATACATGCATAAGTTACTACATCTGCGCAGTTGGCCAGTTACATACAAGTTATCAACCATACAAGCTCTGGATTTTTTTCAGAACAAAATCAAAATATAACAAagaatttataatattaaattccGGTGAATCAAAATATACATACATGCATAATTTAAATTCtttgtttaaaaaaaattgaaatcaaATAATATTACATTGAATGAAAGAATCaattaaataattataattatgatCGAACTCATCataaattatactccgtatatgttAAGTTTTATTCCGCATAAATACTTCTGAAAGCTAGGTGGAATCACCATCAAAATATTTTGTAATACgatcattattattgttgttgatattaTTATCAAGGTATTGTTGGTTTTCTTGAACTTCAAGCAAGCTTTGTAGTATTGCATCCGTTGCACTTGTAAGAAACTGTGACCAATCCCTATGGAATAAAACAAACGTATAAATGTCAAAATTATATTTGTTCATAATATATAAATGTACTTTATGAAAATTACATTTGGCAATTTATGAAGATGCAAGAGATATAGATTGATTTGCTCTTTCATATTGTACGAATTAtttatttaacattttaaaaGTATTTTACTATGCAGCAGCAACAATATCAGAACCTTAATCTAAAataatttggggtcggctgacataatttatcatttaaaaAATTTATGATTAATTGGAGATGATCCAAATTGGTTCATAAGCCATAAGGTATTAGATGACACAAGATGAAATGGACATGTTAATGATTGAATAATATGTATctaaaattagaaaaaaaaaatgcaatcaTGCTACATGCCATAGTTTCTACTAATAAATGTATTTTTTTAAGAAATGTGATGAGGGATAATCCCTCCTTCAGTCCtccatcccaatcatttgtttactttaatGATCAGGACGAAGGAAGTAATAATTTACGTAACATTAACAAAATATTAAACTTACCCTGAAGAAGTATCAAAGGTTAATCCAACGGTATACTTAGCCTCATCAAGAGCCCATTGAAATCTCTTAAGTTCTTTATTAGAACAAGTCCCATCATTCTTAACCTTAAGTTCAGACGGTTTTACGTCACAAAAAATTGGAACTATTTTCTTTTTAGTTTCCATCATTAATGCAAGTTCATGCAAACAAaaatatgattcacaataacgtTGCGAAAAAACCGCTACCCCGACCCGACTTTTATCGATAGCCCGGTCAATTTTGTCGAATAACCTGTCACCGGGTCTCATACTCTTACTATCCAAAAACGGGTTTAACCCGATACTCAAAAGATGTTGGTAGAGTAACCCGGCTATGGTTCTTTTCGTGTCGATCCCTCTATGGTTGATAAACACTTGGCACGGTTTAATAACCGTAGGTGCGATTATTTGGGCCATGGGTCGGATAATCCGGGTTGCATGTCAATAATGTAGGGCTAAATAGTATATAAAAGATTTATTTTCCGCTATTAAGGTACGTATTCagagacaataataataataataataataataataataataataataataataataataatgcaatgCTTTTAATGTTTATGTTTGTGTTTTTGGAATATGATGTTTTTTAGGTTGATTGTTGCATGTATTATATAGGAATTAGTAGACTACCAGTGTTATCATGTTTGAAGTATTGAAACCAGCAAACATGTTTGGAATATCGTAACCGTAAAAGAGCCGAAATTTTAGCTCCCTTTTAACACAGTCATGGCAGGAAGCCTTGGTAGGGCAGATAACTAGATTAGTGGTGGGTTAGTTTTGACGTGTaactaaaataagaaatacaattagtcttgctgaagacgggtcggagcaatgacggataatgtcactcacaaaacggaacggatagggggacaaggtgggggcaccccatgtgcttctctctctcctctatttgggtcatttgtgagggaaaatgatctccgtcactccaaagtgacgaatacgtgccgtcacaaatgagattttgtgaaataAGAACACACTGGGCTGGCATGCCACATATTTGTTGTGCTGGGTTCTTCGAATAATCCTGGCGTCTATGAGTCAAGTACATACAGAGTAAATTCATTCTGATTTTCGATATTTTGACAATTAAATGCtttgagagaaaaaaaaatcggCTATGTACAAGAATGATCCACAGAGTAGACCCGCGTTTGACTCTCAAAGAGAtaacttttgttttatttttttgagCGTGTGGCCGTGTGGGGGTGCCAAACTGCCAAGAGTGCCAACCACCAAAGTATTTCTTGGCTGAGTTTGAACTGTTGTTCGTTTGTTACCTTCTCTTATCATTATTAGGCCTTTAATTATTTGATACCTATGGGTACCCATGGATATCAAAtaataaaatcaaaaatcatGAAAAAACCTTATGTGGAACATTTTAAATGgatttttttatatttatttgATCAAAtattcattttcatgattttttaatataaaaaataattatttttaatgttgtattttagattttttttaattttaattatattCAACCCATTCCACTcaaaattgaaacaaacacaagATATGAGGATTCAAATTCCAAATCTATATCACCAtggtatgattcctgattccaaacccatacccatgCGCGAACTTAACGCGCCATTACATACTTCCTCTGATAACATGCTTCAATCTAATACAAACTACGCTGTTAAGGCTTGAATCCCTTGATTAGGGTTTGATATTATTCACAAATATATAATGTCAGGTACAACTAATTGTAGCTACAATTATGGGATATGTTTACCTAAGTTAGTAAATACAATCACACTAAATTAGGAGAGAATAATGGCTAAAATATTTACACAATATTTACTAGCTAACACGCCCCCGCAGTTGGAGCGGTAGGGGACCAAACACTCAAACTAGAGTAGAACCGTTGAAAGAGATGCTGGGGTAGACCTTTCGTGAAAATATCAGCGTATTGGTACTCGGCTGGCACGTGAAGAACACGGACTTCTCCACTGGGGTATTGCTCGGTTTGCATGAGCTCATTTTAGCTCGACTGATAATATCACGAGCATAGTGTTCTTGCGAGAGAAAAAGACCATCTTTGGAGCGAGTAACTTTAATTCCAAGAAAATGATGAAGGCTACCAAGATCAGTCATTGCAAATTCGCGAGACAACACGTTGATAATGGACCGAATGAGTGCATTACTAGAGGCAGTGAGAATAATGTCATCCACGTAAAGAAGTAAGTAGGCAGTAGCAGTAGCAGTTTTGTAGATGAATAGAGACGGATCACAGCGACTACTAATAAAGCCTTGAGATAAAATGAACGTGGCAAAACGATGATATCATGCCCTTGGTGCCTGTTTTAGACCGTATAAAGATTTGCGAAGCTTACACACATAATGAGGGGCAGATGGATCAACGAAACCGGGTGGTTGATGCATATACACTATTTCTTCCAAGTCACCATGTAAAAAGGCATTTTTAACATCAAGTTGATTGATTGGCCATGACCTGGATATAGCTAAACTAAGAACAGTGCGAATCGTTGTTGGTTTGACAACCGGGCTAAAAGTTTCATCACAATCAATTCCGACCTGTTGTGTCTTACAATTAACAACGAGGCGCGCTTTGTAGCGTTGTAATGTGCCATCTGCATGAAATTTGTGACGATACAACCAAAGACAGCGAATAATAGATGCATCATTAGGTTTAGGGACCAAGTCCCATGTATGATTGTCCTTTAATGCGGTAAATTCGTCGGTCATAGCACGTTTCCAGTTAGGGTCGTCTAGGGCAGCCTTGGGTGATTTAGGAATAGGGGAAATGGAGTGTGTAGCTGTAAGGGCTTTGGGCTTAAAGATCCCATACATGGCGTGGGTCGACATGGTATGGGTGGGTATAACGGGTCGTTGTGGCGggggtggtggaggtggtggtggtggggaagGAGTGGCGGAAGGTGGGGGTTGGAGGTGAGGGTGGTGTTGGTGGGGAAGTAGGGGTCTGTTCATTTTGAACAGGGGGTGTGCGGGTTGGGTTGGGAGTGGAAGGGTTGGGTTCATGGGTTGCGGGTGGGGTATTGGGTTGGTGTTGTTGGTTAGGGTCCGGGTTGGCGGGTTGGGTTGGTGTAGCAGTTGGGCCGGATTGGAGGAGGTCGGGGAAAAGGAGTGGGTTTAGGTAATCAGAGGTTGGGTCAAGGAATTTGTAAGAATGATTGGCTGGGTTTGGGACGTCCGCAAATGGAAATACATCTTCTACAAAAGTGACGTGACGGGAGATATAGACACGACCAGAGGACATATCAAGACAACGGTACCCACGTTGATTGGGAGGGTACCCAAGGAAGACACATTTGAGAGAGCGAGGGGCAAGTTTATGTGGACGAGTGGCGGTGATGTTGGGGTAACAAGCGCACCCGAAAACGCGAAGGTGATCATATGAGGGGTGCTTTAGATAGAGGACGGACGTGGGAGTATGGAATTTGAGGGTGGATGTGGGGAGAATGTTGTGTAGGTGAGTGGCAGTGTGAAGGGCATCGACCCATAAATTTGGTGGTAGAGAAGCATTTTGAAGGAGCACAAGAACTATGTCATTGAGACGACGGATCATTCGTTCCGACTTACCATTTTGTGGGGAAATTTGTGGACATGAGAAGCGAAATACAAGACCAtttttgtgggcaaaattggtgAAGGATTGATTGTCGAACTCACGACCCATATCACATTGAAAAGACTTGATTTTTGTGTGAAATTGGGTTAATACAAAATTGGCAAATTGTGTGAATTTATCGAAATCTTGGGATTTAAATTTGAGCGGataaacccataaaaattgagaaaaattatCAATTAAGACCATGTAGTATTTGAAACCAGTTTTACTTAATATTGGTGACGTCCACAAGTCACAATGAACTATATCAAATGGGGCTAAAGTTCGCGAAGTAGAATAAAAAAAAAGATAGACGTTTGTGTTTGCTTATTTGACACGACGGACATAAACTAGAAACATgagtcttattacataaaatacgACGCTGAGAATGTAAGAGACTTAAAATAGATGACCCTGGATGACCAAGACGGGAATGCCAATTGTCTTGACCGTGAGTAATGAGCACTTGAGGAGGATTGGACGGATTTGAGGATGGGTTGGTTGACACGGGATAGAGCTCGCCGTTACTGTCACTCCGCAGGATCAGTTTCCCAGTCGGAATTTCCTTCACAGAAAAGCCAAACGGGTCAAATTCGACACTAACATTGTTATCCTTGGTGAATTGTCGGACCGATATTAAATTTTTAATAATGTTGGGAGCATGTAAAACATGATGTAAGTGTAAGGTTCCAGAAGTTGTAGGTAACGTAGAGGTACCCGATCCTAAAACTGGAATGCTATTCCCATTACCGACATAAATCGAACGAATTTTACTCGTATTAATAGGAGTAGCAATCATACCTGGGTCGGCCGTGAGATGGGATGACGCACCCGTATCCATGTACCACGGGTCAGCTTGATGTTGCACAGAGAGAGCCTGAAATACCTGACTTAAATCCGTGGGCCGAGGAGCCTCGGATTCCAGCATAAAAGCTTGGCCTTGATTGCGACGGGACTGGTTCCGAGTTTAATTGGGTAGAGGCCAAGGGGTTGAGGTTGGCCAGGGGGTCCAGCCAGGGTAGGTTTGGTAAGGGCAGGAGGGTGGGGTCCAGGGGGTAGGCCAGGAGGGTGGTTGTCCCCACGGAGACGGGTAAGGCGTGGTTGTTTGGGGTGTGGCAGAGGGAAAACGAGGGGCAGAGGTGGAGTTGCTATTATTTTGACGATAATTATTATTTGAATTATTATTGTTGCGACGATACCGATTATTATTATGAgaactattactattattattgtgtCGTGGAGGAGCAGGGGTGGCCTTAGGGTTACGGTCGATCCACGAGTCGAGGAAGGGGCGGCAGGAGCAGCCAAGGCCGTGGCAGGCTCATCACGGCCAGATTTACGGTGGAGTTCTAATTCAAGCATACTACGAGCAATTTCGAAACTAGGCATAGTTTGATTAATATACGATGCGATAGTGTCATACTCATTGGGTAGGCCACGTACCAGTTGTATGACAAGGCGGCGGTCGGAGACGGTGGCGTCGACATCTTTAAGCATCCCGGCCAATTCACGGAGGCGTTGACAATATGCCTCAAGTGATGGCATGCCTTCGAGACGGAGCGAATGAAATTCGGCCTCAAGAGCGGCAGCACGAGCACCCTTattatttgtgaaaatgttctCTACCCGTACCCATGCTTCACGGGCAGTGGACTTATCTTCCAAAATCCGAGGGAGAAGCTCGTCACTCATGGTACCATAAATCCATTGCAAGACATGTGCATCGATTTTGATCCAAGCAGCATAGGACTCGTAGGTCTTTGGTGGAGCAGGCGTCCCATCGATGTGGGATAGAACGTCATGACCACGAGCATGTAACTTGAAGAGGCGAACCCAAGATGCATATGTAACTTTCGTGCCGTCAAGAACACGAACCTTGTTTTGGATATTGGTAACCGTAAAAACGGGAAGTAGAGGAGATTTTGAGGAATTTGATTAAGAGGCGTCGGCATCTTTAGACATGGTGgctcgctattttcgaaaaaatAGCTTGATGACGACGGCAGGCACGGAAATCGAGGGAGGAGATCGAAATTCTCGTCCTTAGCTCGATACCATGTTAAGGATTGAATCCCTTGATTAGGGTTTGATATTATTCACAAATATATAATGTCAGGTACAACTAATTGTAGCTACAATTATGGGATATGTTTACCTAAGTTAGTAAATACAATCACACTAAATTAGGAGAGAATAATGGCTAAAATATTTACACAATATTTACTAGCTAACATACGCATTCGCTAGTTAAAGTCAAAGTTGTAAAATTTTCACTTTGATTTTCGGGAAAGAATATGAAAAAAATAGAATATGATACTAAGATATTTAGATTTGTAATAAAATGACTTTTCAAAACTAagtaaatgaataataatgagaTTAGATCGTGGTGTTGCCTAAGATTCCGTGAATAGTCATATGAGTAGTTTGAATTAGATGTAGTAGTTGATGTGTAATGAAACGGGATTTGCGAGTTTGTGTTTGTTTATATTAAGAAAATGATTATGTATCATTTGCTATATTTGTTTCCCAAAGTTTATATGGTATTCTTGAATTTTGTCAGTTTTCACATAATACTCCAGAAACAAAAACTTTAATTGAGCATACATAACTCGTGTTTCCGAGTTCCAAAAATGACCATTATTCTGTTGAAGCGATCATTTTTTGTGATATGTAAAAGTTTGTACGATAATAATCTCCGAATGTGAAAGTATGCGACTCCAAACATCAATTGCATATCAACCAGGATGCTAAATCAATCATTCACTCCCTTTCTTCGCTAGTTTTATCTTGTCATTGTTTTTCTCTTAGTCACTGTCCTCAAAACCTTAATTGAATTACCTATATTATAGCTAAGTCTATAGCATAGATGGTAATCTTTCagtctgacaaaaaaaaaaaaacatcaattgCATACATAAAAGTTGACACAAGTGGCCAATAATTGGAATTTGAAAGATACATAGAAGTTACTTGGGCCATTTTGAACGGCCCATATGTTTGAGCCTAAATAAAAGGTCCAAGTCCTGTAAAAAAACGGCAGGTCTGAGTCGTGTAAATTAGGAATATTTTACGCCTACAATAATATCCTTGTGTCGTGTTTAGACTTTAGACATATTATTATATGACTCATTATACCCACTTGGTACATTCTTGTCTCAAACGTAGGTTTACAAAAGAGAATTGGCCAAGTGAACCTTCCAGGATATATGTAAGGTCATCACCCATATGCAATATCTTTCTCCACTCACATGATTACATATAAGAACAAACAAATAATGTTAAGCTCATTTTCACTACTACTATCATCATGATACCTTCATAATTACGAATATTAGCCACCTATAatcatgaaaaaaaaaacaaagaaaattcTCATTTCAAATGGGTTTTCTCTGTCTGAAATTAAACTAGAAAATATCGTCGTTTCCTAATTAAAACTGCACCATCTGATCATGGCAAAATATTGACGCTAAACTTTTTTACAGCTAAAATTGTTcacattttattataaaattgttCAGACGGAAAAAACCTCTCTTTAGGGAGACTTGCTGGAAAAGAAAATGAAGTTAATTACGTAAATGTGTTTGCTTATTAGACTACTTAGAAAATGAAGTTATTTACATTTTATTGTATGCATAAGGTTAATTAATGAATATATTGAATTAAGAATTTATGTGTAGCCATATATTATAAAGTGTGTATATAAAACAATCATTGATAATCTGAAaattcactagtagaaaaaatagctggttttaataaaaaaatgatATAAAAACCAGACATATTTTATACGGGTTATTTTAAATCAAATTCGACATAATCTGAAACCAGATAAATTATCGTCCATAAATAACAACCTCTTTTTCTAATATCTCCCCATCAATCTTTATAAATAGCTATCCACCCACTCCACAACACCCTTCCCTTACTTCCCATACTCTCACTCTCTTCTCCCTCACTCAATACATACACTCCCCTTCCCTTTCCTCACCAAAATGACCTCAAAAGACTGTTGCGACGACGACCACGAACCCGCCCCGCTACACCACCGCGTAATAGGCGGTATACTCTTCCTAATCTTCCTAATCCTCTTCACAATCTTCCTAATATGGCTAATCCTACGTCCAACCAAACCTCATTTTACTCTCCAAGACGCAACAATATATTCCTTCAACCTCACGCAACCTAATCTCTTATCCGCCACCTTCCAAGTCACCCTCCAAACCCGAAACCCTAATGATAAAATCGGCGTATACTACGACCGAGCTGACGTATACTCGTCGTACCATAACCAACAGATTACGCTTGTTACACGTCTACCTCCTACGTACCAAGGTCATAAGGATATTGTTATATGGTCACCGTTTTTGTACGGTGTTTCGATTCCGATTGCACCGTATTTAGGCATGTCATTACAACAAGATCAAAATGCTGGATTACTTCTTATGAATATTAAGATTAATGCTAGGGTTAGATGGAAAGTTGGTACTTGGATTTCTGGTAAATATCATATGAATGTTAATTGTCCTGCTTATATTACTTTCgggaataacaataataataataattataataataaaaacaataataataataataatattggtgGTGGTAATATTCCCGGGGTTAATTTTGGTGCTGTTATTAAGTATCAGCTTTCTAGTAGCTGTCATGTTGATGTCTGAAAGGTACATCACAAATTCTTATGTAAGACGTTCTTATCTGGGAACCTGTCTTACATTATTCTGCATGCTGATggttttataataatttattgtaAAACCGTTTTATAGAGGCCTACAGTATAATTCTAGCTGGCGATTAGAGCGAGCTGGAAGTAAAGAAATTGGTAAAGTTGATAGTGATTACGTGTATGTTATTACCAAGTTAATTACACAATTGAATAGTATatactttgtacattttggattaTAAATGTAatacttttttttattataatgtTTTCTAATAAAAAGTTCCTCTCATTTCAGATCAGTAAACTCGTGTTACATTTTACTATAATAAGTACTCCGTATTATTCTGCTGATggttttataataatttattgtaAAATTGTCTTATAAAAGACCTATTACAGTATAATTTTAGCCGGCTACAAGAACAAGCTGGAAGTAAAGAAATTGATAAAGTTGATTAATGGTTACGGCCTTACGTAGTTACATGTATGTTATTATCAAGTTAATTACACAATTGAATAGTATTACTTTGTATATTTCGGATTATGGTGtaatactttttttttattataatgttttataataaaaaaaaagttgcTCTCATTTCAATTCGATTAGTAGATGAGTGGTTGCTATCATGTTGCGGTGGAATTACGTTTGTTTTCAATGTGAAATGTGGACCGCGCATTTACGTttaattattggtattattttggTCCTATAA
It includes:
- the LOC141591624 gene encoding NDR1/HIN1-like protein 1, with translation MTSKDCCDDDHEPAPLHHRVIGGILFLIFLILFTIFLIWLILRPTKPHFTLQDATIYSFNLTQPNLLSATFQVTLQTRNPNDKIGVYYDRADVYSSYHNQQITLVTRLPPTYQGHKDIVIWSPFLYGVSIPIAPYLGMSLQQDQNAGLLLMNIKINARVRWKVGTWISGKYHMNVNCPAYITFGNNNNNNNYNNKNNNNNNNIGGGNIPGVNFGAVIKYQLSSSCHVDV
- the LOC141589676 gene encoding uncharacterized protein LOC141589676 — protein: MSDELLPRILEDKSTAREAWVRVENIFTNNKGARAAALEAEFHSLRLEGMPSLEAYCQRLRELAGMLKDVDATVSDRRLVIQLVRGLPNEYDTIASYINQTMPSFEIARSMLELELHRKSGRDEPATALAAPAAPSSTRNSDWETDPAE
- the LOC141591623 gene encoding uncharacterized protein LOC141591623; this translates as MTTPKTQTQSPTDPSSLQNMILLKLLISSFYLPPSILFHPRLLTRDPLTLILYHQDATPEVYYQPPPLTLPEAPINEITFTLERRLVSPQVTVPSLRAIPANPYKPPLFCPNICRINTRLLSGCLEPAHLSDLSDLPTLSPVLLCFLKWFLKEWHTFHPSLTIPPELQFLIDPTPILPRLRRVFLLSSTSKKVIAASFSNSIVNFRTLSLMAELDVKVSWERVPALDHRKISLTLCGINHQPSCACPNRGPDGAEEEVCPRAPDELTNAPLMPASMNILYWNCRGIARPSFRTHLSYLINAHNPSIVILSETRVSSPNCLSIVRKLPFDSVELLDPVGFTGGIIILWNGVKTAVPLIKKGEQSINVVVQDSPRLKLGFERRSANRVTDSIARFSLLDTSPSMGCFEKICSDHQGLVGLYFKSLTSSLVISLYL